In the Myxococcus fulvus genome, one interval contains:
- a CDS encoding phage holin family protein: protein MDLESERLERSQLESLSTAELIRHALAETRLLVRAEVLHAKKELRDELKAARTAGILIGAGAVLALTSLAVLFVALGLALPLGAALGVLLVGVVLLAVAGGMLFMGTKRLPKKPLAHTQERLKLDYQLTRETLQ from the coding sequence GTGGACCTCGAATCCGAACGCCTGGAGCGCAGCCAACTGGAGTCACTCTCCACGGCCGAGCTCATCCGGCACGCTCTGGCGGAGACGCGCCTGCTGGTGCGCGCCGAGGTGCTGCACGCCAAGAAGGAGCTGCGCGACGAGCTGAAGGCCGCGCGCACCGCGGGCATCCTGATAGGCGCGGGCGCCGTGCTGGCGCTCACGTCGCTGGCGGTGCTCTTCGTGGCGCTGGGGCTGGCGCTGCCCCTGGGCGCGGCGCTGGGCGTGCTGCTGGTGGGCGTGGTGCTGCTCGCCGTCGCCGGCGGGATGCTCTTCATGGGCACCAAGCGCCTGCCGAAGAAGCCGCTGGCGCACACCCAGGAGCGCTTGAAGCTCGACTACCAGCTCACGCGGGAGACGCTGCAATGA
- a CDS encoding cytochrome d ubiquinol oxidase subunit II — protein MSTDVLLGFLLAGTFVLYALFGGADFGGGVWDLLAFGPRKAEQRALIARAMGPVWEVNHVWLIVGLVLLFAGFPRAFAALSVALHVPLTLLLLGIVFRGAAFTFRTYDTRGDVAQRRWGLVFSGASVVAPLLLGMCVGAVVSGSIHVEGRVVMSGFFASWLSPFAWAVGVLALALFAFLAAVYLTHESSTPGLREDFRARALGAGVAVFVAAVLVLVLARDGAPRVWEGLSRSPFARVLHAATGVSAAAAFALLWTRRFAWARLAAALQAGLIVLGWAASQYPYLVVPDITLRAAAASPGTLKLLLVAIGVGALIVIPSVILLFRVFRPRPEGMSAPHPQG, from the coding sequence ATGTCCACTGACGTCCTCCTCGGCTTCCTGCTCGCGGGGACCTTCGTCCTCTACGCGCTCTTCGGTGGCGCGGACTTCGGCGGCGGCGTCTGGGATTTGCTGGCCTTCGGGCCGCGCAAGGCGGAGCAGCGCGCGCTCATCGCCCGGGCGATGGGCCCGGTGTGGGAGGTGAACCACGTCTGGCTCATCGTCGGGCTGGTGTTGCTGTTCGCGGGCTTCCCGCGCGCCTTCGCCGCGCTGAGCGTGGCGCTGCATGTCCCGTTGACGCTGCTGTTGCTCGGCATCGTGTTCCGGGGCGCGGCGTTCACCTTCCGCACCTATGACACGCGGGGGGACGTGGCCCAGCGTCGGTGGGGGCTCGTCTTCAGCGGGGCGAGCGTCGTGGCGCCGCTCCTGCTCGGCATGTGCGTGGGCGCGGTGGTGAGCGGCTCCATCCACGTGGAGGGCCGCGTGGTGATGAGCGGCTTCTTCGCCTCGTGGCTGTCGCCCTTCGCGTGGGCGGTGGGCGTGCTGGCCCTGGCCCTCTTCGCCTTCCTGGCGGCGGTGTACCTGACGCACGAGTCCTCCACGCCAGGGCTGCGCGAGGACTTCCGTGCGCGCGCGCTCGGCGCGGGCGTGGCCGTCTTCGTGGCGGCGGTGCTCGTGCTGGTGCTGGCGCGCGACGGTGCGCCCCGGGTGTGGGAGGGACTGTCGCGCTCGCCCTTCGCGCGGGTGCTGCACGCGGCCACGGGCGTGTCGGCGGCGGCCGCCTTCGCGCTCCTGTGGACGCGGCGCTTCGCGTGGGCACGGCTGGCGGCGGCGCTCCAGGCGGGGCTCATCGTCCTGGGCTGGGCCGCGTCCCAGTACCCCTATCTGGTGGTCCCGGACATCACCCTGCGGGCCGCGGCGGCGAGCCCGGGCACCTTGAAGCTGCTGCTCGTCGCCATCGGCGTGGGCGCGCTCATCGTCATCCCCTCCGTCATCCTCCTCTTCCGCGTCTTCCGCCCCCGACCCGAGGGCATGTCCGCTCCACACCCCCAAGGGTGA
- a CDS encoding beta-propeller fold lactonase family protein, which yields MGVVRRAVVSLCFVALLLPGMSHASESFVNWETPHVHPLDLTPDGRLLLAVNTADNRLLVFDTTSRKGLELVASIPVGLDPVSVRARSNTEAWVVNHVSDSVSVVDLRRAAVTATVHTDDEPADVVFAGRPERAFITCSQVNRVLVVDPRRPDATPHRLTLKGEDPRALAVSPDGRFVYAAIFESGNGTTILGGGSLIPDAYPPNAVSDSRGPYGGVNPPPNAGDAFVPARNPANPPPPPVGLIVRKNARGQWFDDNRGDWTDLVSGVNASASGRLKGWDLPDRDLAIIDTASLDVTYATRLMNLNMALAVHPSGTVTVVGTDARNEVRFEPNVNGRFLRVLMATVDPRRPSASTVKDLNPHLDYSTPTVPQSVRNLSIGDPRGVVWNARGTRAFVTGLGSNNVVAVGQGGARLGQVQVGEGPTGIVLDAGRERLYVLNHFGGSISVVNADRLEELSRVAFFDPSPKAIKVGRKHLYDTHKTSGLGHVSCASCHVDGRMDRLAWDLGDPSGTVKALDGQNLGMGLPLPPFEAWHPMKGPMTTQTLQDIIGKEPLHWRGDRASLEEFNPAFEGLQGDDTQLTPREMSELRSFLATLTFPPNPFRNLDNSLPRDLPLPGHYTTGRFAPVGKPLPNGDATRGLALFRPPRLLAQGLFACNTCHTFPSGLAVSAQWNGAQWMPLPKGAMGESHHALVSTDGSTNVTLKVPQLRNLYEKVGMELTQKESLAGFAFIHDGSVDSLSRFITEPTFNPESDQEVADLTALLLSFAGSELPRGSATDMFLPPGPDSKDSHAAVGQQVTLSSATPAQFVRVLQFMSLAEQGKVGLVAKGMRQGEPRGFTYVGNGVFQSDRSSEKVGAYLLLAGIRTGAELTYTVVPAGSERRIGVDQDEDGMLDRDELDRGRRPDRPFDGRSLVEAEGAGQVGPVATADL from the coding sequence ATGGGTGTCGTCCGTCGCGCGGTCGTGTCGCTGTGCTTCGTTGCGCTCCTGCTCCCGGGGATGTCTCACGCGAGTGAGTCCTTCGTGAATTGGGAGACCCCCCATGTGCACCCGCTGGATTTGACTCCTGACGGTAGATTGCTGTTGGCGGTGAACACGGCGGACAATCGGCTGCTGGTGTTCGACACGACGTCGCGCAAGGGATTGGAGCTGGTGGCGTCCATCCCCGTGGGGTTGGATCCGGTGTCGGTGCGGGCCAGGAGCAACACCGAGGCCTGGGTGGTGAACCACGTCTCGGACAGCGTCAGCGTCGTCGACCTGCGCCGCGCCGCCGTGACGGCCACCGTGCACACCGATGACGAGCCCGCGGACGTCGTCTTCGCCGGCCGCCCCGAGCGCGCCTTCATCACCTGCTCCCAGGTGAACCGCGTGCTGGTGGTGGACCCGCGACGCCCCGACGCGACGCCCCACCGCCTCACCCTGAAGGGCGAGGACCCGCGCGCGCTCGCGGTGAGCCCCGACGGGCGCTTCGTCTACGCCGCCATCTTCGAGTCCGGCAACGGCACCACCATCCTCGGCGGCGGCTCGCTGATTCCGGACGCGTACCCGCCCAACGCGGTGAGCGACTCGCGAGGCCCCTACGGCGGCGTCAACCCTCCGCCCAACGCGGGCGACGCGTTCGTCCCCGCGCGAAACCCCGCCAACCCGCCCCCTCCGCCCGTGGGCCTCATCGTGCGCAAGAACGCGCGCGGTCAGTGGTTCGACGACAACCGGGGCGACTGGACGGACCTGGTGAGCGGCGTGAATGCCTCCGCGTCCGGTCGTCTCAAGGGCTGGGACCTGCCGGACCGCGACCTGGCCATCATCGACACGGCGTCGCTCGACGTCACCTACGCCACGCGGCTGATGAACCTGAACATGGCGCTGGCGGTGCACCCGTCCGGCACCGTCACCGTGGTGGGCACGGACGCGCGCAACGAGGTGCGCTTCGAGCCCAACGTCAACGGCCGCTTCCTGCGCGTGCTGATGGCGACGGTGGACCCGCGCCGGCCGTCGGCCTCCACGGTGAAGGACCTCAATCCGCACCTCGACTACTCGACGCCCACGGTGCCGCAGTCGGTGCGGAACCTCTCCATCGGTGACCCGCGCGGCGTGGTGTGGAACGCGCGCGGCACGCGGGCCTTCGTGACGGGGCTGGGCTCCAACAACGTGGTGGCGGTGGGGCAGGGCGGCGCGCGGCTGGGACAGGTGCAGGTGGGCGAGGGCCCCACGGGCATCGTCCTCGACGCGGGGCGCGAGCGGCTCTACGTGCTCAACCACTTCGGCGGGAGCATCTCCGTGGTCAACGCGGACCGGCTCGAGGAGCTGTCGCGCGTGGCCTTCTTCGACCCGTCACCCAAGGCCATCAAGGTGGGCCGCAAGCACCTCTACGACACGCACAAGACGTCGGGCCTGGGGCACGTGTCCTGCGCGTCGTGCCACGTGGACGGGCGCATGGACCGGCTGGCGTGGGACCTGGGCGACCCGAGCGGGACGGTGAAGGCGCTGGACGGCCAGAACCTGGGCATGGGCCTGCCGCTGCCGCCCTTCGAGGCGTGGCACCCGATGAAGGGCCCCATGACGACGCAGACGCTCCAGGACATCATCGGCAAGGAGCCGCTGCACTGGCGCGGAGACCGCGCGAGCCTGGAGGAGTTCAACCCCGCCTTCGAGGGCCTGCAGGGCGACGACACCCAGCTCACCCCGCGCGAGATGAGCGAGCTGCGCTCCTTCCTCGCCACGCTCACCTTCCCGCCCAACCCGTTCCGCAACCTGGACAACTCGCTGCCGCGTGACTTGCCGCTGCCGGGCCACTACACGACGGGCCGCTTCGCGCCCGTGGGCAAGCCGCTGCCCAACGGAGACGCGACGCGGGGGCTCGCGCTGTTCCGTCCGCCGCGCCTGTTGGCCCAGGGGCTCTTCGCGTGCAACACCTGCCACACCTTCCCGTCCGGGCTCGCGGTGAGCGCGCAGTGGAACGGCGCCCAGTGGATGCCGCTGCCGAAGGGCGCGATGGGCGAGTCCCACCACGCGCTCGTGTCCACCGACGGCAGCACCAACGTCACGCTCAAGGTGCCGCAGCTGCGCAACCTCTATGAGAAGGTCGGCATGGAGCTGACGCAGAAGGAGAGCCTGGCGGGCTTCGCCTTCATCCACGACGGCAGCGTGGACTCGCTGTCGCGCTTCATCACCGAGCCGACCTTCAACCCGGAGAGCGACCAGGAGGTGGCGGACCTCACCGCGCTCCTGCTGTCCTTCGCGGGCTCGGAGCTGCCGCGCGGCTCGGCCACGGACATGTTCCTGCCGCCGGGGCCCGACTCCAAGGACTCCCACGCGGCGGTGGGGCAGCAGGTGACGCTGTCCTCGGCGACGCCCGCTCAGTTCGTGCGCGTGCTCCAGTTCATGTCCCTGGCCGAGCAGGGCAAGGTGGGACTGGTGGCCAAGGGCATGCGCCAGGGTGAGCCGCGCGGCTTCACCTACGTGGGCAACGGTGTCTTCCAGTCGGACCGCTCCTCCGAGAAGGTGGGCGCGTATCTGCTCTTGGCGGGAATCCGCACTGGCGCGGAGCTGACCTACACCGTGGTGCCCGCGGGTTCCGAGCGGCGCATCGGCGTGGACCAGGACGAGGACGGGATGCTCGACCGGGATGAGCTCGACCGGGGGCGCAGGCCGGACCGGCCCTTCGACGGCCGGAGCCTCGTGGAGGCCGAGGGGGCGGGTCAGGTCGGCCCGGTTGCGACCGCGGATTTGTAG
- a CDS encoding cytochrome ubiquinol oxidase subunit I, with amino-acid sequence MRMTDLLYARAQMGLSLGFHIVFAAAGVALPVLMVLSDWKARRTGDADYVKLSQKLAKGTAILFAVGAVSGTMLSFELGLLWPEFMGRYGEVIGLPFSLEGVAFFTEAIFLGIYLYGRERVSPNLHLFSGVMVALSGAASAFFVTLVNVFMNDPSGFVATPEGPTNIQPLVAMFSPGWPYQTAHVLLSCYQASAFAMAGIHAFVLLRHPGAAFHRKALSVALPLACVTALLQPLVGDLSAKHVAKAQPVKLAAMEGHFETERGAPLRLGGVEVPKALSILAFGDPDAEVKGLNEFPRDTWPPVAKVHGAFQVMVGTGSLMALLALVTLVHRWRKKAWPSGPKMMRAWLVSGPLGLVALEAGWLVTEWGRQPWIVRGVMRTAEAVTPVPHLAAPFWTFTAVYLFLGAVVVSLLLSQVAGTLPGREAKHGEGGEAHVH; translated from the coding sequence ATGCGCATGACGGACCTGCTCTATGCGCGGGCGCAGATGGGGCTGTCGCTCGGGTTCCACATCGTCTTCGCGGCGGCGGGCGTGGCGTTGCCGGTGCTCATGGTGTTGAGCGACTGGAAGGCGCGGCGCACCGGTGACGCGGACTACGTGAAGCTGAGCCAGAAGCTGGCGAAGGGGACGGCCATCCTCTTCGCGGTGGGCGCGGTGAGCGGGACGATGTTGTCCTTCGAATTGGGCCTGCTGTGGCCGGAGTTCATGGGCCGCTACGGCGAGGTGATTGGCCTGCCCTTCAGCCTGGAGGGCGTGGCCTTCTTCACCGAGGCCATCTTCCTGGGCATCTACCTGTACGGCCGCGAGCGGGTGTCGCCCAACCTCCACCTGTTCTCCGGCGTCATGGTGGCCTTGAGCGGCGCGGCGAGTGCGTTCTTCGTCACGCTGGTCAACGTCTTCATGAACGACCCGTCGGGCTTCGTGGCCACGCCCGAGGGGCCGACGAACATCCAGCCGCTGGTGGCGATGTTCAGCCCCGGCTGGCCGTACCAGACGGCGCACGTGCTGCTGTCCTGCTATCAGGCGAGCGCGTTCGCCATGGCGGGCATCCACGCCTTCGTGCTGCTGCGCCATCCCGGCGCGGCGTTCCATCGCAAGGCGCTGTCGGTGGCGCTGCCGCTCGCGTGTGTCACCGCGCTGCTCCAGCCGCTCGTGGGTGACTTGTCCGCGAAGCATGTCGCGAAGGCGCAGCCGGTGAAGCTCGCGGCGATGGAGGGCCACTTCGAGACGGAGCGCGGCGCGCCGCTGCGTCTGGGCGGCGTGGAGGTCCCCAAGGCCCTGTCCATCCTGGCCTTTGGAGATCCAGACGCGGAGGTGAAGGGGCTCAACGAGTTCCCGCGCGACACGTGGCCACCGGTGGCCAAGGTGCACGGGGCCTTCCAGGTGATGGTGGGCACGGGCTCGCTGATGGCGCTGCTCGCGTTGGTGACGCTCGTGCACCGGTGGCGAAAGAAAGCATGGCCCTCGGGGCCGAAGATGATGCGGGCGTGGCTGGTGTCGGGGCCGCTCGGGTTGGTGGCGCTGGAGGCGGGGTGGCTCGTCACCGAGTGGGGACGGCAGCCATGGATTGTCCGAGGGGTCATGCGCACCGCGGAGGCGGTGACGCCCGTGCCGCATCTCGCGGCGCCGTTCTGGACCTTCACCGCCGTGTACCTGTTCCTCGGCGCGGTGGTGGTGTCGCTGCTCCTGAGCCAGGTGGCGGGCACGCTGCCGGGGCGCGAGGCGAAGCACGGCGAGGGAGGTGAGGCCCATGTCCACTGA
- a CDS encoding alpha/beta hydrolase family protein, which translates to MSMAHAPVLEQDAGPAVRGLPQEERLTVADTHPSTGVPFRLQALDGYPLSATLFPHEGAEVGAVVLISSATGARQRYYARFAAFLARRGFPTITFDYRGIGGSRPEKLEGFEANMEGWGRQDLAGAIAAVRERFPGRRLLLVGHSVGGQLLGLAENAREVSALLTVAAGSGYYKLFPQRLRMALNWRVLTPTLTRAFGKLPGWAGTVEDLPAGVARQWARWCLDPNYLLSEGGEPRRESYASLYLPVRAYSFSDDPIASKAAVEHLLGFYADALVDHRRVTPKQAGHPIGHFGFFREGSRASLWEEAVEWLAIQALTPRPVNPR; encoded by the coding sequence ATGTCCATGGCTCATGCGCCGGTGCTGGAACAGGACGCGGGCCCCGCGGTGCGCGGCCTCCCCCAGGAGGAGCGGCTGACGGTGGCGGACACCCACCCGAGCACCGGAGTCCCCTTCCGGCTCCAGGCCCTGGACGGCTACCCGCTGTCCGCCACCCTCTTCCCCCACGAGGGCGCGGAGGTGGGCGCGGTGGTCCTCATCAGCAGCGCGACCGGCGCCCGCCAGCGCTACTACGCGCGCTTCGCCGCCTTCCTCGCCCGGCGCGGCTTCCCCACCATCACCTTCGACTACCGCGGCATCGGCGGCTCCCGCCCCGAGAAGCTCGAGGGCTTCGAGGCGAACATGGAGGGCTGGGGACGCCAGGACCTCGCGGGTGCCATCGCCGCCGTGCGCGAGCGCTTCCCCGGCCGCCGGCTCCTGCTCGTCGGCCACAGCGTGGGAGGCCAGCTCCTCGGCCTCGCCGAGAACGCGCGCGAGGTCTCCGCGCTGCTCACCGTCGCCGCCGGCTCCGGCTATTACAAGCTCTTCCCCCAGCGGCTGCGCATGGCCCTCAACTGGCGCGTGCTGACACCCACCCTCACCCGCGCCTTCGGCAAGCTGCCCGGCTGGGCCGGCACCGTGGAGGACCTGCCCGCGGGCGTGGCCCGACAGTGGGCCCGCTGGTGCCTGGACCCCAACTACCTCCTGAGCGAAGGCGGTGAGCCCCGCCGCGAGTCCTACGCGTCGCTCTACCTGCCCGTGCGGGCCTACAGCTTCTCCGACGACCCCATCGCCTCGAAGGCCGCCGTGGAGCACCTGCTGGGCTTCTACGCGGACGCGCTCGTCGACCACCGCCGGGTGACGCCCAAGCAGGCCGGCCACCCCATCGGCCACTTCGGCTTCTTCCGAGAAGGCTCCCGCGCCTCTCTCTGGGAGGAGGCCGTCGAGTGGCTCGCCATCCAGGCCCTCACGCCCCGGCCGGTGAACCCCCGGTAA
- a CDS encoding DoxX family protein, whose product MKLKVAYWVVTGLVSLSAAGSAFLYLTDAPAMVSAFEHLGYPAYFRTLLGIAKLLGVVALWAPLPRTVREWAYAGFAIDFVAAAVSHTAMGDPAGKSVAPVALFALLIASHQLWHRVSSGASAEPVAQARPAGA is encoded by the coding sequence ATGAAGCTGAAAGTCGCGTACTGGGTCGTCACCGGGCTGGTGTCTCTGTCGGCCGCGGGCTCCGCCTTCCTGTACCTCACCGACGCGCCGGCGATGGTCTCCGCCTTCGAGCACCTGGGCTACCCGGCGTACTTCCGCACCCTGCTCGGCATCGCCAAGCTGCTGGGCGTGGTGGCGCTGTGGGCGCCGCTGCCGCGCACGGTGCGTGAGTGGGCCTACGCCGGCTTCGCCATCGACTTCGTGGCGGCGGCGGTGTCTCACACGGCCATGGGGGACCCGGCGGGCAAGTCCGTCGCGCCCGTCGCCTTGTTCGCGCTGCTCATCGCGTCGCACCAGCTCTGGCACCGCGTGTCGTCGGGTGCCAGCGCGGAGCCGGTGGCCCAGGCGCGTCCGGCCGGGGCCTGA
- a CDS encoding helix-turn-helix transcriptional regulator, with amino-acid sequence MRVFTYDCPLAKGAPVEPEQFTHTSISMVRSGVFGFRSDGGPQLLTTGFAMLANPGQPYEISHEHAGGDRCIIFRFDEAALEELVGSPPRGAPRRYFARAVLPPVPRIEALRHLAERQFAAGDSPLALEELGLALAANIGVSLGRAPKQPKPQDNRATRDSVYAALHLIEHASDRELRLDELAGVAGLSPFHFLRVFKRETGVTPHRFLTQTRVRRALELLRDTSRPVTDIAFDVGFGDLSNFINTFRREVGAPPARFRTTSPRDWAARSRTAHPTARD; translated from the coding sequence GTGCGTGTGTTCACGTATGACTGCCCGCTGGCGAAGGGTGCGCCGGTCGAGCCGGAGCAGTTCACCCACACCTCCATCTCGATGGTGCGCTCGGGCGTGTTCGGCTTCCGCAGCGACGGTGGGCCTCAGTTGCTCACCACCGGCTTCGCGATGCTCGCCAACCCGGGACAGCCGTATGAAATCTCGCACGAGCACGCGGGCGGAGACCGCTGCATCATCTTCCGCTTCGACGAGGCAGCGCTCGAGGAACTGGTGGGCAGTCCGCCTCGCGGCGCCCCACGTCGCTACTTCGCGCGCGCGGTGCTCCCGCCTGTGCCCCGCATCGAGGCGCTCAGGCATCTCGCCGAGCGGCAGTTCGCTGCCGGTGATTCTCCGCTGGCGCTCGAGGAACTGGGGCTCGCGCTCGCCGCCAACATCGGCGTTTCGCTCGGACGAGCGCCGAAGCAGCCGAAGCCCCAGGACAATCGTGCCACGCGGGACAGCGTCTACGCGGCGCTCCACCTCATCGAGCATGCGTCCGACCGCGAGCTGCGGCTGGATGAACTGGCGGGCGTCGCGGGCCTGAGTCCGTTCCACTTCCTGCGCGTCTTCAAGCGGGAGACGGGCGTGACGCCTCACCGGTTCCTCACGCAGACACGCGTGCGGCGCGCGCTCGAGCTGCTGCGCGACACCTCCCGACCCGTGACGGACATCGCCTTCGACGTGGGCTTCGGTGACCTGTCGAACTTCATCAACACGTTCCGAAGAGAAGTCGGAGCGCCTCCGGCTCGCTTCCGCACCACGTCGCCCCGGGACTGGGCCGCTCGCTCTCGTACGGCGCATCCCACGGCTCGCGACTGA
- a CDS encoding LysR family transcriptional regulator, with protein MRWDDLRYLLSVARQGSLAGAARELRVDATTVGRRLTALEKALGTRLVLRGSRTLGLTEDAEAVVARAREMEDSLRSLHDAVSAEARVEGTVRISATEHLAQALFAAHLGILHARHPGLNVELLVGTELVDLQRGDADMALRLIPPRGDALVVRKVGEMAFAMYASRGYLRRHGAPRPGDFKGHTVLVYRMGLTSGEESEELKRVTAGGRRLLQSNSTSALREAAAAGLGVAVLPCLTGGRDVRLTRVGAEVLAKRPLWLTFHKDLQRSLRVRATAEWVAEVCKREKAGLSGTEPRGR; from the coding sequence ATGCGATGGGACGACCTGCGCTACCTGCTCTCGGTGGCTCGCCAGGGCTCGCTCGCCGGGGCGGCGCGGGAGCTGCGCGTTGACGCCACCACGGTGGGGCGCAGGCTGACGGCGCTGGAGAAGGCGCTGGGGACGCGGCTGGTGCTGCGGGGTTCGCGGACGCTGGGGCTGACCGAGGACGCCGAGGCGGTGGTCGCGCGGGCGAGGGAGATGGAGGACTCGCTGCGCTCGCTGCACGACGCCGTGTCGGCGGAGGCGCGGGTGGAGGGGACGGTGCGCATCTCCGCGACGGAGCACCTGGCGCAGGCGCTGTTCGCCGCGCATCTGGGGATTCTGCATGCGCGTCATCCGGGGCTGAACGTGGAGCTCTTGGTGGGGACGGAGTTGGTGGACCTCCAGCGCGGGGACGCCGACATGGCGCTGAGGTTGATACCGCCGCGAGGGGACGCGCTGGTGGTGCGCAAGGTGGGCGAGATGGCGTTCGCGATGTACGCGTCGCGGGGCTACTTGCGGCGACATGGCGCGCCCCGGCCCGGGGACTTCAAGGGGCACACGGTGCTCGTGTACCGGATGGGGCTCACCTCGGGCGAGGAGTCCGAGGAACTCAAGCGGGTGACGGCGGGAGGGCGTCGGTTGCTGCAGAGCAACAGCACGTCGGCGTTGCGAGAGGCCGCGGCGGCGGGGCTGGGCGTGGCGGTGCTGCCGTGTCTCACGGGTGGGCGGGATGTGAGGTTGACGCGCGTGGGCGCGGAGGTGCTCGCGAAGCGGCCCCTGTGGCTGACGTTCCACAAGGATTTGCAGCGGAGCCTGCGCGTTCGCGCGACGGCGGAGTGGGTGGCGGAGGTGTGCAAGCGCGAGAAGGCGGGCCTGTCCGGCACGGAGCCTCGCGGGCGCTGA
- a CDS encoding alpha/beta fold hydrolase: MSSMRRREFLAITTGALASTALSGCMSRATVPARGTTAPLDAAAFRASRRYLDSRFGRIAYVERGTGEAALFLHGFPLNSFQWRGAIERLSPYRRCVAPDFMGLGYTEVAEGQSSAPSAQVDMLVELMDRLGIQSADVIANDSGGAIAQLLVTRHPERVRTLLLTNCDVESECPPPAVVPVIELARKGEYVDAWLAPWLADKALARSDKGIGGMCYSNPSQPTDEAIEYYFAPLVSTPRGKAQAHAYTLGLEANALAGIGPALQECKVPTRILWGTGDTIFSQSSADYLDQTFGASRGVRRIPGAKLFFPEDYPDLIAEEARRLWGVS; this comes from the coding sequence ATGAGCTCGATGCGTCGCAGGGAGTTTCTCGCCATCACCACGGGCGCGCTGGCCTCCACCGCGCTCTCCGGCTGTATGTCCCGCGCCACGGTGCCCGCGCGGGGGACCACAGCCCCGCTGGACGCGGCGGCGTTCCGCGCATCCCGGCGCTATCTCGACAGTCGCTTCGGCAGAATCGCCTACGTCGAGCGTGGAACAGGCGAGGCCGCGCTGTTCCTCCACGGCTTCCCACTCAACAGCTTCCAGTGGCGTGGCGCCATCGAGCGACTGTCTCCCTACCGCCGCTGTGTCGCCCCCGACTTCATGGGGCTCGGCTACACCGAGGTCGCCGAGGGGCAGAGCTCCGCGCCCTCCGCGCAGGTCGACATGCTCGTCGAACTGATGGACCGCCTGGGAATCCAATCCGCGGACGTCATCGCGAACGACAGCGGCGGCGCCATCGCGCAGTTGCTCGTCACCCGGCATCCGGAGCGGGTGCGGACGCTGCTGCTGACCAACTGCGATGTGGAGAGCGAGTGCCCTCCTCCCGCCGTCGTCCCCGTCATCGAGCTGGCGCGCAAGGGCGAGTACGTCGACGCCTGGCTCGCGCCGTGGCTCGCGGACAAGGCGCTGGCGCGCTCGGACAAGGGCATCGGAGGCATGTGCTACTCGAACCCCTCGCAGCCCACGGACGAGGCCATCGAGTACTACTTCGCGCCGCTCGTGAGCACGCCCCGAGGCAAGGCGCAGGCCCACGCATACACGCTCGGGTTGGAGGCCAACGCGCTCGCGGGCATCGGCCCCGCGCTCCAGGAGTGCAAGGTGCCCACGCGCATCCTCTGGGGAACGGGAGACACCATCTTCTCCCAGTCGAGCGCCGACTACCTGGACCAGACCTTCGGCGCGTCGAGGGGCGTGCGCCGCATCCCCGGGGCGAAGCTCTTCTTCCCCGAGGATTACCCGGACCTCATCGCCGAGGAGGCCCGGCGACTGTGGGGCGTCAGCTGA
- a CDS encoding SDR family NAD(P)-dependent oxidoreductase: MNLELKGKAALVTGSSRGIGRAIAATLAKEGARVCLSARGAEALEATAKELRSSGASIATVVADVSTKEGAKAAVDAAVEAFGSLDILVNNVGGSGGAGAFDMATAEQWSTVLHGNLLSAVWCSQAAVEVMRANSGGCIIHINSIYGREYATSAPYTTAKAGLTALTKEMAVDLARHHIRVNGVAPGSILFPGGSWDKRQKADPEKVARMVRNELPWGRFGTPEEVADVVVFLCSERARWVTGATLPVDGGQGRAF, translated from the coding sequence ATGAACCTGGAGCTCAAAGGCAAGGCGGCCCTCGTGACGGGGAGCAGCCGGGGAATCGGTCGAGCCATCGCGGCCACGCTCGCCAAGGAGGGCGCGCGGGTGTGCCTGAGCGCTCGCGGCGCGGAGGCCCTGGAGGCCACCGCGAAGGAGCTGCGCTCCTCGGGCGCGAGCATCGCCACCGTCGTCGCGGACGTGTCCACGAAGGAGGGCGCGAAGGCGGCGGTGGACGCGGCGGTGGAGGCGTTCGGCTCGCTGGACATCCTGGTCAACAACGTGGGCGGCAGCGGCGGCGCGGGCGCGTTCGACATGGCCACCGCCGAGCAGTGGTCCACCGTGCTCCATGGCAACCTCCTGTCCGCGGTGTGGTGCAGTCAGGCCGCCGTGGAGGTCATGCGCGCCAACAGCGGCGGCTGCATCATCCACATCAACTCCATCTACGGCCGCGAGTACGCCACCAGCGCCCCCTACACCACGGCCAAGGCGGGCCTGACGGCGCTGACCAAGGAGATGGCCGTGGACCTGGCGCGCCACCACATCCGCGTCAACGGCGTGGCCCCCGGCTCCATCCTCTTCCCCGGCGGAAGCTGGGACAAACGCCAGAAGGCGGACCCGGAGAAGGTCGCACGCATGGTGCGCAACGAGCTGCCCTGGGGCCGCTTCGGCACCCCCGAGGAGGTGGCGGACGTGGTCGTCTTCCTCTGCTCGGAGCGCGCCCGCTGGGTGACGGGCGCCACGCTTCCGGTGGACGGTGGACAGGGCCGCGCCTTCTGA